In the genome of Ostrinia nubilalis chromosome 30, ilOstNubi1.1, whole genome shotgun sequence, one region contains:
- the LOC135086121 gene encoding myb/SANT-like DNA-binding domain-containing protein 3 gives MNFVKILPKDNKPTTLCTMSNNTVSSKKLAFSPSERKLIIALVRERPVIEDKRVNAKNIRLKKRAWEDLTIAYNSQPFVSKRLTHQLKRCWENMKTIRKKELSQESLTLKRIGGTADPLHLTKDENGCTSDNDISTIDSFINVQVPEVIDSNSIEAKADAEEPYFENHLDPDNEDPIVTCSQRFPSETDIKVRRTTLNIQQDQALHELRVEREKILIDKEKNLLEHEKQMHDLQIQKMKLEIELLSKQIENKTS, from the exons ATGAATTTTGTGAAAATATTACCTAAGGATAATAAACCTACAACTTTGTGTACCATGTCAAACAATACCGTCAG tTCAAAAAAGCTGGCGTTTTCTCCGTCTGAAAGAAAGCTGATTATAGCTTTAGTAAGGGAACGGCCTGTCATTGAAGATAAGCGCGTCAACGCTAAAAATATCCGGTTGAAGAAACGAGCCTGGGAAGATCTCACCATTGCCTACAATTCTCAACCGTTCGTCTCAAAGAGGCTCACACACCAATTGAAAAGATGCTGGGAGAACATGAAGACGATAAGAAAGAAGGAACTTTCTCAGGAATCGTTGACTTTGAAACGCATCGGTGGAACTGCAGATCCTCTACATCTGACGAAAGATGAAAATGGCTGTACGTCTGACAATGATATAAGCACAATTGACTCATTCATTAACGTGCAAGTCCCGGAAGTGATCGATTCAAATTCAATTGAGG ctAAAGCAGATGCAGAGGAACCATATTTCGAGAACCATCTTGATCCAGACAATGAAGATCCAATAGTTACAT GTAGCCAGAGATTCCCAAGCGAGACGGATATAAAAGTCAGACGTACCACGTTGAACATTCAAcaggaccaggctttacacgaGTTGAGGGtagaaagagaaaaaatattgatagacAAAGAAAAGAATTTGTTAGAACACGAAAAACAGATGCACgatttacaaatacaaaaaatgaaattagAAATTGAACTGTTAAGTAAACagattgaaaataaaacttcataa
- the LOC135086124 gene encoding uncharacterized protein LOC135086124, producing MARNSNLYDSCKHIKREPMSHVADENIAREIGNNYRTIPTFEKGLFEHQFIRHYSLQRNQQLKCRWSVYKQNIEGRVFAPFQFPNHRDLHFYQSAIRFAPSESIYRYPEHRMKLKPGPGVDFRGQMPIPQEMHMKRGKIEKSDSHRQKIKSAKKKVTGAKK from the exons ATGGCCAGAAATAGCAATTTATACGATTCGTGCAAACACATAAAAAGGGAACCCATGTCGCATGTTGCTGATGAGA ACATAGCCCGCGAGATCGGCAACAACTACCGCACCATTCCCACGTTCGAGAAGGGCCTGTTCGAGCACCAGTTCATCCGCCACTACTCGCTGCAGAGGAACCAGCAGCTCAAGTGCCGCTGGTCGGTGTACAAGCAGAATATTGAGGGGAGGGTCTTCGCGCCCTTTCAGTTCCCTAACCACAG GGATCTGCACTTCTACCAAAGCGCTATTCGATTCGCACCGTCCGAGTCGATATATCGATACCCCGAGCATCGAATGAAGTTGAAGCCCGGCCCCGGAGTCGATTTCCGGGGACAGATGCCCATCCCTCAGGAAATGCACATGAAGCGCGGGAAAATCGAAAAAAGTGACAGCCACAGACAAAAAATTAAATCTGCGAAGAAAAAAGTTACCGGAGCAAAGAAATAA
- the LOC135086125 gene encoding uncharacterized protein LOC135086125, with translation MEKNDDAASPYAACRHIKRTQPDISVDEAIVKTFSNDFRVLPLFEKKLFDYTRVRHYSLRRNRLLGCRWRRYIDTNMGRERNPFQFPKVDDFHFYNYHNRYAPSQSICKIARHHRQLAPGPGVDKYGQMPIPDDMHLRKTVGIAKKWV, from the exons ATGGAAAAGAATGATGATGCAGCTTCCCCATACGCAGCATGCCGCCATATTAAACGGACACAACCGGACATCTCCGTTGACGAAG CAATAGTAAAGACCTTCTCCAACGACTTTAGAGTACTACCCTTATTCGAAAAGAAGCTATTTGACTACACGCGCGTGCGCCACTACTCTCTGCGACGCAACCGTTTGTTAGGGTGCCGCTGGCGGCGGTATATCGACACCAATATGGGCCGAGAGCGGAACCCCTTCCAGTTTCCCAAAGTCGA CGACTTCCACTTCTACAACTACCACAATCGGTACGCGCCATCGCAATCGATTTGCAAAATCGCTCGCCACCACCGACAACTCGCGCCGGGTCCCGGGGTCGACAAATACGGGCAAATGCCCATCCCTGACGACATGCATTTGCGCAAAACCGTCGGCATTGCCAAGAAGTGGGTCTAG